A genomic window from Luteolibacter sp. LG18 includes:
- a CDS encoding choice-of-anchor tandem repeat GloVer-containing protein, giving the protein MLPAFLLTAALAATAALHAAPVFQPIQGFPAGPSDPVGAPVFDTAGNLYGVTKGGGCNLCGAVFRMPPGGPVSRLADIPAGSDIALAGLTRGADGNFYGILGDASATSTTSGQFFRVTAAGDFTLFASFSGTGRPYPVSRLLESADSNGIEARFHGLARDPGSSDGIFYRVTSQGTLTPLAVIPHDDGLVIGDLVTGPDGDYYGVLAASATVPASLYRITPTGVRTTICTFAPRLTPTTPVLGRDGNFYLTLAGETGAVVRVTPSGTVATLYAFPVNSSLGWFPGPLACGPDGGLYGACPSDDWYLQGILYRVGFSGIFTRLHAFGTLGKGAYPAGALTLGRDGFLYGTTSNVDSLGGEGTVFKLSPIAGFASLGTLGATTPCMPAGGVAQDSAGNLVVLAASGGAEGRGGIVRISPAGELTPVADFGRAFGSQPESGPVTGPDGHVYLTTSNGAANGIGAFIRVLSSGRASIVKPFRYSKEGYFPGELHLATDGSFYTIGIVEIPDWATPAVLRITTSGRVTPVAAFDPESIPNPVYSLVQTPDGLLRGVISGDPFSQEPGSLFHVTPATGSPLVSDLSLVVPGGINLYPYSGLAAAADGTLYGPACKDSLTPDSIYRIRPGQAPEVLADSFPLGTSPDYKLVLAPDGFLYGVSRSGGTHDSGALFRVTPGGDLSLLHSFSGPDGIHPSGSLHLGADGHLYGATELGGTTSDGHPAAGGQLFRLHLGAFAVIGQPTDLTWNGATLHGTVDPSGTDTTVTFQYATEPTFRRPLTVSAGTIPAGQGSTPVTATLTGLQARRTYYVRLITTNAENPVPQASATIALTTPRR; this is encoded by the coding sequence ATGCTCCCAGCTTTCCTCCTCACCGCTGCCCTCGCCGCCACCGCCGCCCTCCACGCCGCCCCCGTCTTCCAGCCCATCCAGGGCTTTCCCGCTGGCCCCTCGGATCCCGTCGGTGCTCCCGTTTTCGACACGGCCGGCAATCTCTACGGCGTCACCAAAGGCGGCGGCTGCAATCTCTGCGGGGCAGTCTTCCGCATGCCTCCCGGCGGGCCGGTATCCCGTCTCGCCGACATCCCTGCTGGTTCCGACATCGCCCTTGCGGGACTCACCCGTGGAGCCGATGGGAACTTCTACGGCATCCTGGGTGATGCCTCCGCCACCTCCACCACATCCGGTCAGTTTTTCCGCGTCACCGCCGCCGGGGATTTCACCCTCTTCGCCAGCTTTTCCGGAACCGGCCGTCCCTATCCTGTCTCCCGCCTTCTCGAGAGCGCGGACAGCAATGGAATCGAAGCCCGCTTCCACGGCCTCGCGCGTGATCCCGGCAGCTCCGATGGCATCTTCTACCGCGTCACCAGCCAAGGCACCCTCACCCCCCTCGCGGTCATCCCGCACGACGATGGCCTCGTTATCGGAGATCTCGTCACAGGTCCGGATGGTGACTACTACGGCGTCCTCGCGGCCTCCGCCACCGTCCCCGCGAGCCTCTACCGCATCACCCCCACCGGTGTCCGCACCACCATCTGCACCTTTGCGCCCCGCCTGACTCCCACCACACCCGTGCTCGGCCGGGATGGGAATTTCTACCTCACCCTCGCGGGGGAAACGGGAGCCGTGGTTCGGGTCACTCCCTCCGGCACTGTCGCCACCCTTTACGCCTTTCCAGTGAATTCCTCCTTGGGCTGGTTCCCTGGGCCGCTCGCATGCGGACCGGATGGCGGTCTCTACGGCGCGTGCCCTTCTGATGACTGGTATTTGCAAGGTATCCTCTACCGTGTCGGCTTCTCAGGAATCTTCACCAGACTTCACGCCTTCGGAACGCTAGGAAAGGGAGCCTATCCTGCCGGCGCTCTCACTCTCGGTCGTGATGGCTTCCTCTACGGCACCACCTCCAATGTTGATTCCCTTGGCGGCGAAGGCACCGTTTTCAAGCTTTCCCCCATCGCCGGGTTCGCCTCGCTTGGCACGCTGGGAGCCACCACCCCGTGCATGCCCGCAGGGGGCGTCGCCCAGGACAGTGCCGGAAATCTCGTCGTTCTCGCGGCCTCAGGTGGTGCCGAGGGGCGTGGCGGCATCGTTCGCATCTCACCCGCTGGTGAGCTCACTCCGGTTGCCGATTTCGGCCGGGCCTTCGGCTCACAGCCTGAATCCGGCCCGGTCACCGGTCCGGATGGCCATGTTTACCTCACCACTTCCAACGGTGCCGCCAATGGAATTGGTGCCTTCATCCGCGTTCTCTCCAGTGGCCGCGCATCCATCGTGAAACCCTTCCGCTACTCCAAGGAAGGCTACTTCCCCGGCGAACTCCACCTCGCCACCGATGGCTCATTCTACACCATCGGCATTGTGGAGATCCCCGATTGGGCCACCCCCGCCGTCCTCCGCATCACCACCTCCGGCCGTGTCACCCCTGTGGCCGCCTTTGATCCCGAGTCCATCCCAAACCCCGTCTACTCCCTCGTCCAAACCCCGGATGGTCTCCTCCGCGGTGTCATCTCCGGCGATCCCTTCAGCCAGGAGCCCGGCTCCCTCTTCCACGTCACCCCCGCCACCGGGTCACCTCTCGTCAGCGATCTCTCCCTGGTCGTCCCCGGAGGCATCAACCTCTACCCTTACTCCGGTCTTGCCGCCGCCGCTGATGGCACCCTCTACGGCCCCGCTTGCAAGGACTCCCTGACCCCCGATTCCATCTACCGCATCCGCCCCGGCCAAGCTCCCGAAGTCCTCGCTGACTCCTTTCCCCTCGGCACCAGCCCGGACTACAAGCTCGTTCTCGCCCCGGATGGCTTCCTCTACGGTGTCTCCCGTAGCGGTGGCACCCACGACTCCGGAGCCCTCTTCCGCGTCACCCCCGGCGGCGATCTCAGCCTCCTCCACAGCTTCTCCGGTCCCGATGGCATCCACCCCTCCGGCTCCCTCCATCTCGGAGCCGATGGCCACCTCTATGGTGCCACCGAGCTCGGCGGCACCACTTCCGATGGCCACCCCGCTGCCGGTGGCCAGCTTTTCCGCCTCCACCTCGGTGCCTTCGCCGTCATCGGCCAGCCTACCGACCTCACCTGGAATGGAGCCACCCTCCACGGCACCGTCGATCCCTCCGGCACCGACACCACCGTCACCTTCCAATACGCCACCGAGCCCACCTTCCGCCGCCCCCTCACCGTCTCCGCCGGCACCATCCCGGCAGGGCAGGGGAGCACCCCCGTCACCGCCACCCTCACCGGCCTCCAGGCCCGCCGCACCTACTACGTCCGCCTGATCACCACCAACGCCGAAAACCCCGTCCCCCAGGCCAGCGCCACCATCGCCCTCACCACCCCGCGCCGCTAA